The DNA window GCCAGCTGGCGACCGTGCTCGGCATCGGCGCGTCCGTGGGGTTGGCGAGTATCCAGCTGAACCTGCCGCTGATCGTGGGCGGTGCCATCCCCGTTCTGCTCGGGCTGGTGCTGATCGCGGTGATGCCGGAGCGGCACTTCCACCGGGCTCCGGCGGAGGACCGCACGACGTTCCACGCGATGCGCGACCAGCTCGTCGAGGGCGGCCGCGCCGTTCGTATGCGCCCGGTCCTGCTCAGCCTGATCGGAGCGATGCTGTTCCTCGGGCTCAGCAGTGAGGGCATCGACCGGTTGTCGCAGGCGCACCTGTTGGAGTCCTTCACGTTCCCGTCTCTCGGAACGCCCGAGATCTGGTTCGGGGCGATGGGGATCGTGGCGATGCTCGGCTCGGTCGTGCTGACCGAGGTCGTGCGGCGGCGGGTCGACGTCCTGCAGCCGCGGCGCGTCGGGCAGCTGCTGATCGTGCTGCAAGCCGGGTCGTGCGCGGCGGTGCTCGCGTTCGCTCTGGCTGGGCAGTTCTGGCTCGCGGTGGCGTGCTCGCTGGTCGCCGGGCTGCTCGGTGGGGTGGCCGGTCCGCTGTTCACGACCTGGGTGGTGTCGCAGTCGGAGTCCCGGACTCGGGCGACGGTGTTCTCGCTGGTGGGGCAGGCGAACGCGGCGGGGCAGGTCCTCGGTGGGCCGCCGGTGGGTTGGATCGGGACGCGGTTCTCGATCCGGTGGGCGCTCGGTGCGGCCGGGCTGTTCGTCGTGCCGGCGATCGCGCTGTACGGCATCGCGCTGCGGCGGCAGCGTCGTACCGTCGCGGACGAGCCGCCCGTGCCAGAATCTGTGTAAGGGAGCGCTCCCACTCTCGGGAAGGGACACGTCGATGGCCAAGCAGCCGACGATCGAGGAGGTCGCGGCGTTGGCTGGCGTGTCCCGGGGGACGGCTTCGCGGGTGATCAACGACGCGCCGTACGTCTCGGCCGCGGCGCGGGCGGCTGTGCAGCGGGCGGTCAAGGAGCTCGGCTACGTGCCGAACCAGGCCGCCCGTTCGCTCGTCACGCGGCGGCACGACGCGGTGGCTCTGGTGGCGTCGGAGTGGGACGAACGGCTGTTCTACGACCCGTTCTTCGCCGAGGTCGTGCTCGGTGTCAACTCCGCCTTGGCAGAGTCGGATCTCGACCTGGTGTTGGTGGTGGGGACGACCGAACGGCAGCGCGAACGCTTCGCTTCGCGGCTGCGTGCGCGGGCGTATGACGGGCTGATGTTGCTGTCCCTGCACGGGGTTGAGCTGCTGCACTCGTTGGTGCTGGCCAGTGGTGTGCCGGCGGTGTTCTGCGGCCGGCCGTTGGGTGCGACGCCGGCGCACTACGTGGACTCGGACAACCGGGGCGGTGCGCGGCTGGCTGCCGAACATCTGGTCGGTCTGGGGCGGCGGCGGATCGCCACCATTACGGGGAGTCTGGACAAGCAAGTCGGGGTTGACAGGCATGCGGGGTTTGCCGACGGGCTACTCGCGGCTGGACTTTCGCCTTCCCTGGTGGCGGAAGGGAACTTCTCCGAGGCGAGCGGTGCTGCGGCGATGGCCTCGTTGCTGGACGCGCACCCGGACCTGGACGCGGTGTTCGTCGCGGGCGACTCGATGGCCGTGGGCGCGCTGGGCGTTCTGCGCGCCCGGGGGCATTCGGTGCCTGGCGACGTCGCGGTGGTCGGCTTCGACGACCTGCCCCGCGCCGCGCTGACCTCGCCGCCGATGACGACGGTGCGTCAGGAGGTGCGCGGGCTGGGGGCTGAACTCGCCCGGACGTTGCTCGGCCTGATGCGCGGCGAAGAGGTCCAGTCGCTGATTCTCCCGACCAGCTTGGTGATTCGCGACTCTGCCTAGCGGTCTTCGACCAGCCAGTCGAGCTGCGCCACCGGCGTCCGGCTCGAGTCGGAGGTTTTGAATGAAGGGCACCTTCATTCGAACCTCCTCGAGCGAGGGGACCCTCCGCCCTTCGCGAAAGTGTGGGGTTCTGGTTGCGACACGCTGCCGTGTCGCGACCAGAACCCCACAGTTTGATGGGACATGGTGGATGGGCCGAGCTATTGAATGAAGGGCACCTTCATACGAACCTATTGAATGAAGGTGCCCTTCATTCAAACCCAGGTGGACGATTGGGAGCGCTCCCAATCACGGACAGTACCGAACCGGACACGGGCGTGGCTAGGCTCAGAACCGTGCGTGATCGCGTTCTGGAGCTGCTGTCCGACCCGCCGGCCGAGCCGGACTGGAGTCGCGGCTACCTCGACCTGATCGGCGGCCAACCGGTCGCGAGCACCGGCGCGATCCAGTCGCTGTGGCTCGGCCCGATCGGCTCGGCCTTCTACGCCAACGCGCTCCCGTTCTGGTCGAGACTCACCGACGAGTACCGCGCCAGCCTCGAGCTGCTCGAAGCCGTCGACGGCAGTACGGTGCTCGACGTCGGCTGCGGCCCCGGCACGCTCACCGCGCGCATTGGCGAGCTCGTCCAGCCGTCCGGCCTGGTCGTCGGCCTCGACGTCTCCGAGCCGATGCTCACCCGCGCGGTGCACGCGACCGGCAGCGAGAACGTCGCGTACGTCCGCGTCGACGCCTCGCTGCCGCCGTTCGAGGACGAGACGTTCGACGCGGTGTTCTCCTCGGCGGCGCTGCAGCTGTTCGAGGACCCGTTCGCCGCCCTCGACGAGCTCCTCCGCGTGCTGCGGCCCGGCGGACAGCTCGTGCTCTTCACGCCCTGCCGCGGTCGCGGGCCGTTCCGGATCGTGAGCTCGGTCCTCGCCTCGGTCGGCGGCGTCGCGATGTTCGACCCGCGCGAGCTGCCGGCCGCCCTGAAGGCCCGCGGGATCACCGACGTACGCCAACGCGTCGGTGGCATGTTCCAGCTCGTGGACGCCTACAAGCAGGCAACTCCCAGCAGGCTTTGAACCTGCTCGCACACCAGTGCGCGATACCTGAGCCATGACAGAGACAGTGACCCGGCCGGGCGAGGCGCCGACGCCGGATGTGGTGACCGCGACGATCGAGGTGATCGTCCCGGTCTACAACGAGGAACGCTCGCTCCCGGGCTGCGTCGAGGTGCTCGAGCAGTACCTGCGGACGAAGCTGCCGTTCTCCTGGACGATCACCGTCGTCGACAACGCCAGCACCGACGAGACGCTCGGCGTCGCCGAGGGCCTGGCCGACCGGTTCCCGAACGTTCGCGTCATCCACCTCGACCGCAAGGGCCGCGGCCACGCGCTCAAGACGGCCTGGGGCTGGAGCGACGCCGACGTCGTCGCGTACATGGACGTCGATCTCTCAACTGGGCTTGACGGTTTGCTCCCGTTGGTCGCGCCGCTCGTCAACGGCCACTCCGACCTCGCGATCGGCACCCGCCTCGCTCCAGGCGCACGGACCATCCGTGGCCCAAGGCGCGAGCTGATCTCCCGCGGCTACAACCAGCTGATCCGCTGGGTGCATGGCAGCAAGTTCACCGATGCCCAGTGCGGGTTCAAGGCCGCGCGTACGGAGGCGATCCGCCCGCTGCTCGACCGGATCGAGGACGACGGCTGGTTCTTCGACACCGAGCTGCTGCTGATCGCCGAGCACAATGGCCTGCGCATCCACGAGGTCCCGGTCGACTGGGTCGAGGACACCGACAGCCGGGTCGCGCTGATGAGCACCGCGTGGGAGGACATCCGCGGCCTCGTACGCGTCGCCCGCGCGAAGGCGAACGGCTCAGCCCGCTTGCCGAATCTCAAACAGCGCCCGGATCCCGTCATCGCCCATCCGAACGGGTCGACGGCCGAACGCCGCGAGGGCGGACTGTCGTGGCAGCTGGTCTCGTTCGCGACGATCGGCGCGATCTCGACCGCGATGACCCTTGTCCTGTACGCGATTCTGCGCAGCTGGTTCCCCGTTCTCGCGGCGAACCTCATCGCGTTGATCGTCAGCACGCTGTTCAACACCGAGGCGAACAGGCGGCTCACGTTCCTCGGGCGCACGGGCCGCACCCGCGCGAACCCGGCCAGGATCCACCTGCAGGGCTTCGTGGTCTTCGGGCTGTACTACGCGTTCACGTCCGGCGCGCTGCTCGCCCTGCACGCCGCCGTCGCGGCGCCCACCCGCTGGCTCGAGCTCGGAGTGCTCACCGCCGCATCGGCGATCGGTACGGTCGGCCGCTTCGTCGCGCTGCGTACCTGGGTGTTCAAAAGCGCGGAGTCTTGATGGTCACGGATCCGGCTCGCTGCAGTTTCACTGCGTCTGGCGAAAGTCTGGCGGATGTGCGGTCGGGGCTGCTTTGCGAGCCGAACCGCTCCATATTTGACGAAGCTTCAGGATGCTCCCAGGATTCTCTCAGCTTGGACGGCGACGCTGCGAAGGTGACTGCTCCCACCCAGCCCAGCTCGGGAACGGTGCTCGTCGTGGACGACGAGCCGAACATCCTCGAGCTCCTGTCGGCCGCCCTCCGCCTGTCCGGCTTCGAGGTCCATGCCGCCGACAACGGTGCCGCGGCGTTGAAGCTCGCCGCCGACCACAAGCTCGACATCGTCGTCATCGACGTGATGCTGCCCGACTACGACGGGTTCCAGCTGGCCCAACGGCTGCGCAAGGACCACCAGCGCCTGCCGGTCCTCTTCCTCACCGCGCGCGACGCGCTGGAGGATCGCATCGCCGGGCTCACCGTCGGCGGCGACGACTACGTGACGAAGCCGTTCTCGCTGGAGGAGCTCGTCCTTCGGCTGCGAGCGATTCTGCGCCGTACGCATCGTCAACCTGACCTTGACGACGATGGGCGACTGCGGTACGCCGACCTCGAACTGGACGAGGATGCCCACGAGGTATGGCGAAACGGCCGTTCGATCCAACTCTCGCCGACCGAGTTCAACCTGCTGCGCTACCTGCTGATCAACTCCGAGAAGGTCGTCAGCAAGTCGCAGATCCTCGACCGCGTGTGGAACTACCAGTTCGGTGGCGACAGTCGCATCGTCGAGTCGTACATCAGCTACCTGCGCCGCAAGATCGACACCGAGGACCCGCCGTTGATCCACACGATCCGCGGGGTCGGCTACAGCCTGCGCCGCCCGCGCGGGGCGGTGCGGAGCCGTGCTCAGGCGGGCTAACCAGCCCAAGACCAGCGTCGTACGCCGGCCGTGGACGCTGCGGATGCGGCTGGTCGTCGCGCTGCTCGCGGTCGCGGCGGTGGGCATGACGGCCGTCGGCGGCGTGAGCCTGGTGCTGCTCCGGCAGTCGCTGATCGACCGCATCGACACTCAGCTCGCGTCCAGCCTCCAGCCCATGCTCGACAACCCGTCCCGAGGCGAGGGGCGACCAGGCCCGCCGCGCGGTGCGCCTGGCGACTTCCGGATAGCGCGGTACGCGGCCTCCGGCGCTCGCCTGCCTGGCGGTTTCAACGGGCCGGAGGGCGATTCCGGTGGCCCCGACCTGCCGACGTTCTCTGCATCGACCGTGCTCCAGCACGCGGGCGAACCGTTCGACGTCGCGGATGTCGGCGACGGCAGCGGGTGGCGCTCGCTGTCCGGGATCGGAGTCGACAGGAACGTCGTCGTGGTCTCGATCTCGCTCGCGACCACCGACGCGACGGTCTCGCGGCTGCTCGGCATCGAGACGGCCGTCGGGCTGGGCGTCCTGCTGCTGGTCGGGGTGGTGTCGACCGGCGTCGTCCGGGTGGGGATGCGGCCGCTCAGCCGGATCGAGGAGACCGCCGAGGCGATCGCGGCCGGCAACCTGGAGCGGCGCATCGAGAGCACCGACCGGCACACCGAGACCGGTCGGCTTGGGGCGGCGTTGAACACGATGCTCGGCCGGATCACGTCGGCGCTGCGGCAGCGGCAGGTGTCGGAGGATCGGTTGCGCCGGTTCGTCGGCGACGCTTCGCATGAGCTGCGGACGCCTTTGACGTCTATTCGCGGGTTTGCTGAGCTGTATAGGTCGGGTGGGGCGTCGTCTCGTCAGGATGTCGACCGGATGATGGAGCGGATCGAGAGCGAGGCGATCCGGATGAGTTCTTTGGTCGAGGACCTTCTGCTACTGGCGCGGTTGGACCATGAGCGCCCGCTCGACCTGGCCGAGGTGGACCTGGTGGCGCTGGCCGCCGACGCTGTGCACGACGCCGGGGCTTCTTCGCCTGACCGATCGGTGCGGCTTCGTGCGTCGTTGGAGCCGGTGCGGATCATCGCCGACTCGGACCGGCTACGGCAGGTGCTCGCGAACCTGCTGGCGAACGCTGTGCGCCACACGCCTGCGCTGACGCCGATCGTCGTCGGGGTGGGCTGGGCTCGGGCTGGCGAGCCCTCGACGCTTGCTGCCGCTGCCGGGGCTGAGCTCGCTCCTGGTACGCGGGTGGCTGTGCTGGAGGTGGAGGACTCTGGGCCTGGTGTGCCGCTCGACCAGGCTCAACGGGTGTTCGATCGGTTCTATCGCGTGGACTCAGGGCGCTCCCGCGACCGCGGCGGCGCTGGCTTGGGTCTGGCCATCACGTCGGCGCTGGTTGAAGCGCATGGCGGGCGGATCGAGCTGACCACCCGCCCCGGAATGGGCGCGACCTTCCGCGTCCTGCTGCCCGTGGACGCCGGCTAGCCTCTAACAACCCCGCCCACCCCCCAGCAGCTGTCGAGTTGTTGGACAGATGTCGGCTTCTAGGCCGAGATCTGTCCAACAAGTCCCCTCAGAGGCTGCTCGTCAGCTGGAGTGGCTGCTGTGGACCAAGACGCGCTGATGGCGCCAACCGTACCCCCGCCGGGTATGGCCAGGCCTAGAAGGACACTCGATCCAGGCTGTCGGCACGCAGCACGGACTCCTGTCCGAACGCCTTCTTGTAGTCCTTGCGAATCGCCTCGATCTCCTTGTTCGCACCGCGATCGTCCAACGGATACAACAAGATCACCACGAACGACTGCTCCTCCACCGGCCCCGTCGACCCGTTCCACTGACCCTCGCCAGTGAGCTGGGTCAGCCCGTCCGGAAACCGCGGCGTGACGTACTTGTCGACGAACTTGTCGAACTGCGCCGGCGTCACCGGCGGCTTGCCGTCGGCGCGGGCGGAGCCGAAGTAGAGCTCGGTGCGGCGGAAGATGTCGCCCGGGCGGGTGTCCGGCAGCGGGTACGACGCGGTGCTCTTGCCGGCGCTGCCGCCCGTCGAGGCCATCGGGCTGATCGGTGGGTCCGGTACGAGGGTCGGGCCCACGGTGAAGGCCAGCGCGGTGACCACTCCGCCGACCGCCAGGGCGATCGGCGTGCGTCGCTTCGACAGGGCCGCTCTGACGTTGATCTCGTTCATGGTCCCCGACGCTAGGTCCGCGCCCAGCACGCCTACATCCGTCGAATCCCTCGCTAATGGCAGTTCCGCGGACTGGCGGCCGTAGCGGCCCGGACCGGCTACAGTGTGTGCGGGATCAGGGCTTGCCGTCTGGCCAGCGCGCAGTTCAGGCTGCGCTTCACCGGGAGGGAACCGGCCCCTGATGCCCGCCGATGTCGCTTTCGCGATCACTCAGCTGTCGAGCCATGACGGGCCGACGTACGTCCCGTCGCACGACGCCTGGTTCTTCAGTCGGTACGCCGACGTGGTCGCCGGTCTCCGCGCCTTCCGGACGCAACACCTCTCCAGCGACCTTGCCGCGCAGGCGTTCGTCCGGTTCGACACCGCGGCCTTGCGCAACCGGGTCCGGCACGCCTGCGAGCACGCCCTCGAGCGCGTACGCAACGAGCACCGGCTGGACGTCGTACGCGACTACGCCGCGGCCGTGACCTCGACGGTGGTGCCGGAGCTCTTCGGCATCTCCCTCCCCGACCGCGAGCGGTTTCTCCAATGGTGCAAGGCGATTCACCGCACCCGACAGCAGATCGACGGCACGAGGAGCATCGAACGGGTCGGCGCCGAGGCGGCCCGCGAGCTCGCCGACTACCTGCTCCGGCTGATCGCCGACCGCCGTACCGAGCCCCGCGACGACCTCCTCGGCGCGCTCGTCGCCGCGGCGGGGGACTCGGGGACTGACGACATCGTCGACTGCGTCGTGTCGCTCGCGATCGCGGGCACCGAGACGACCACGGACCTGCTCGGCCTCGGTGTGCTGGCCCTGCTGGAGAGTCCCGAGCAGTTCCACCTGCTCCGCGGCAGCCCGGACCTCGCGCCCGCCGCGGTCGAGGAGCTGCTGCGCTACTGCGGCCCGGTGCGGCTGACCCCGCGCCGCGCTCCCTCCACGATGGTGGTCGCCGGCGCGCAGGTCGCCGAGGGGCAGCTCGTCATGCTCGGACTCGCCGCCGCAAACCGCGACCCCGCGGTGTTCAGCGCGCCGGACGAGCTCGACCTCATGCGTACGGACAACCGCCATCTCACCTTCGGCCTCGGCGGGCTCGACCGCCTCGGCGCGCCGCTCGTCAGGCTGCAGGCCGAGATCGCGTTGCAAACTTTGCTGCGGCGGCTCCCGTACCTCGAGCTCGCCGACAACGACCACCGCTACCAGGACGTCCCCACGCTGCGCGGCCTGCGCGCACTGCCGGTCGTGTTCTAACGAACGAGGCGCGCCGCGACGTCGCGGTAGCGGCTCGCGGTGATCAGGTGGACGCCGTCGAACGCGCCGCTCGAGCGCAAGGCCTCGATCTGCGCGCAGGCCGCCTCCACGCCTGCCATCGGGTCCACCGAGACGCGCGAGATCAGCTCCGGCGGGATCGAGATGTCCGGGATCGTGGCCGCGAGCGACCGAGCCATGCGCTCACTCGCGAGCACCATCACACCCGCGTACACCGGGCAGGAGAGCGCTTGCCGTTCACGCCATGCGACCGCCGAGGAGACCGAGAAGTCCACCTGGGCGAACACGAAGTCGGCCGAGCGCTTCCAGGCCGGCAAGGGCGAACGCGTCGAAGCGGCCACTCCCACGGTGAACGCCGGCCCGTCCCACTCGCGGACGTGCGAGAGCATCGACCGCACGGTGAGGTCGCCGCCGCGATCGCCGACGGTCGGCTTGTCGCCGTACACGAACAGGAACCGCTCGACGTCGTACGCCGCCGCGGTGAGCAGGTCGCGTCGAAACCCGAGCAGGTTGCGGTCCCGGGCGTTCAGGCACGCGATGCCCTTCGCGCCGGCCGCCTGGATCTCGTGCGCGACCGCCACCGAGGAGATCGTGGCGCGGCCGATGTGGTTGTCCGGCGCGAGGAACGTGTCGGCGAACGGCGTCATCACCTCGATCTGCCGCCGAATCCGCGCGAGGTCCGGACGGGTGGGAGGCTCGATCTCACAGACGAGCTCGAACGCGTTCGTGGACATGCTGTCCACGATACGGGCAACGGTCAGACGTTCCGCAGCCGCAGGAAGTCCGTCACGCCGATCCGGCCCAGCGCCAGCCGGACGATCCCGGGCATCGCCCGCCGCGACGGGTCGCGGTAGAGCTCCGGCGCGGTCAGCTGGTAGAGCTTCCGGCGGTACGTGAGCGAGCACCCGCCGGCGGCGATGACGTTCTTCACCCAGTCGGTGTCCGGCCCGTACGTGAGCGCGATGACGAAGCCGCCGGGCGCGGGAAACACGTTCAGCGGCGTCCGCAGGGCGCGGCCGGACCGCCGGCCGGTGTGCCACAGCACGCCGAACCAGGGCATCCACGGCGCGATCAGCCCGGTAAGGCGATTCGTCACGTGCCGGTTGAACCTCGCCAACCGCATCGGCAGGACCATCGCGGTGTGCCCCTAACTCTCCACCTGCTGAATTAACCGTTAAGACCATACCGCGCGGCGCAATCTGGCCATACCCCGGCGTTGCCTGCTCCAGAATGGGCGCCTACGGTCGTCAGACGAGTCGTCCGAGAACGAGTCGTCCGGAGGTTGCGACACAGTGGACACCCAAGCGCGTCGAGCGCTCGTCGTGCGCGGAGGCTGGGACGGACACGTTCCCGTCGAATGCACCGATCGGTTCATCCCGTTCATCGAGGAGAACGGCTTCAGCGTCGAAGTCTCCGACACCCTCGACTCCTACCTCGATGCCGAGAGCCTGTCTGGAACCGATCTCATCCTGCAGATCTGGACCATGGGCGAGATCACCAAGGAGCAGCGCGAGGGGCTGGACAAGGCGATCCGGGCCGGCACCGGGTTCGCCGGTTGGCATGGCGGAGTCGCTGACGCGTTCCGCGCCGACCTCGAGTACAACTTCATCGTCGGTGGACAGTTCATCTCCCACCCGCACGGCTTCGTCGACTACGACGTGAACGTTCTGCCCGACAAGGCAGATCACCCGATCGTCAAGGGCATCGAGAAGTTCCACGTGCACACGGAGCAGTACTACATCCACGCCGACCCGAGCAACGACGTGCTGGCGACGACGACGTTTCCCGCACACGAGAACTACCCCTGGATCGAAGGGGTCGTGATGCCGGCCGTCTGGACCCGCACCTGGGGCGATGGCCGCGTCTTCGTCACCACCGTCGGCCACAAGTTGGACGACCTCGACACCCCCGAAGTTCGCACGATCATCGAAAGAGGCTTGCTATGGGCGACTCGCTGAGGATCGGATTCGTCGGCACCGGAACGATCAGCGCCACGTACTTCGATCACCTCGCGAAGCTGAACGGCGTGGAGGTCGTCGCGGCGGCCGACCTCGACGCGGCGCGCGTCAAGAAGGTCGCGGAGGAACGCGGCATCCGCGCGCTGACGCCGGACGAGCTCTACGCCGACCCCGACGTCGACGCGGTCCTGAACCTCACGATCCCGGCCGCGCACGCGTCGGTGTCGCTCGCCGCGCTCGGCGCCGGCAAGCACGTGTACGGGGAGAAGCCGCTCGCCGTCACGCGGCAGGAGGCGCGCCCGATTCTCGAGGCGGCCGACGCGACCGGCCTGCGGGTCGGCTGTGCGCCGGACACCGTGCTCGGTACGGGAACGCAGACCGCGCGGGTGCTGCTCGACCGCGGTGACATCGGCCAGCCGACGGCCGCGACGGCGTTCTTCACCAGCCCCGGCCCGGAGCCGTGGCACCCGGACCCGGAGTTCTACTACAAGCCCGGCGGCGGCCCGCTGCTCGACATGGGGCCGTACTACCTGTCGGCGCTCGTCACGCTGCTCGGCCCGGTGAAGACGGTGACCGGACGGTCCACCCGGGCGAAGCTCGAACGTACGGTCGGCAGCGGCCCGAAGCAGGGCACGTCGTTCACCGTCGACGTCGAGACGCACATCACCGGCGTGCTCGAGCACGAGTCCGGGGTGCTCACGACCGTGATCACGAGCTTCGACGTGTGGGGCGCGCGGCTGCCGCGGATCGAGATCTACGGCAGTGACGGCACGCTCTCGGTGCCCGACCCGAACACGTTCGCCGGCGACGTCGAGGTCTACTCGCCGTCGTCGCACGAGTGGTCCGTCGCGGAGACGGCCGGCGGCTACGCCGAGTCGGGCCGCGGCTTCGGCCTCGCCGACATGGCGCGCGCGATCCGTACCGACGGCAAGCACCGCGCGAGTGGTGCGCTCGCATTCCACGTCCTCGACGTGATGGAGTCGCTGCTCGATTCCGCAATGCAGGAAAAGGCCGTCAATGTGGAAAGCACTGTGGAACGTCCAGATGCCGTACCACTGGGGGCGACGCCCGACCAGGGGTGACGTGGAACAAGCTGGAAGCTTGCATCTACTGCAAGGGCTTTCAGTCGATCGGCGGCCGATGCCCACAGCGTTGAACAGAAACTGAATTTCTCGCGCTGTGGGCTTGGTCTGACCATTGACGCGAGACTGACGAGCCCCGTAACTTAGTGCGCGTTGAAACGACTCAGGCCACGCTTTTGTTCACGGGGTTTTCCCGAAGGTCACGGGGTCAACGCGAAGGCGGATGTCGAATGTCAGAACTCAGCCACGGCGTCGTACGAGCACTGAGACCGGCCGTAGTACATGAGCCAAACCACAGCCCTGTCAATCACGTCGCGACGACGAGTGACTTGAGGCGTCGGGTGTCCGACGACGAAATCAGGCTCCTGGCTCTGCTTGCGGACGGTCTTCCGGTCGAAGCAATTGCCCGCCGGCTAGCGCTTTCCGACCGCACTGTGCGTCGCCGTTCGCGCGCATTGTGTGACCGTTTGGGAGCTCGTGCGCCGATCCAGGTAGTTGCGTGGGCCGCACGGAATGGTCTGATTTAATCTCCACCCGAAGTTCCCGCAATTCCAGGAAATTCGGACATTTGGCTTAAGGGTGACTTCGGGGCGTATTGGTCCCGTCACTAACGGTATGACGGGGGCCGGACAACGTGGCCCGGCCCGCGCAGCCTAGAGTCGTTTCACGGATTGTTCGCGTGGGTCAGGGTCTCCCACGCGAGGAAGTAGTTCGCCCCAGTCGGGCGCAGCTTCTTCTCCAGCAGGCGACCGGTCTTCGGAAGGGGCCGGTGCTTGCGGTTGTGGTAGTGGTTGTAGGCGATCTCCAAGGTCGGCCCGAGGCCGGGCTTGACCGTTCCGCCGCACAGCCATTGCGGGGCCGGAACGCCGAGTTCGTACTTGGCGTGGAATTCCAAGGCCTTGGTGATGCGTTCCTCGGCCTCAGCGTAGAGGTCCCAACCTTGGAGCCTCGCGGTCTCCGCGACGTGGACCGCGGCCTCGAATCCCCAACCTGTATGGCCAAAGTCCCTGCAGGTCTCCTGGGCAAGGCCGTCGACGAAGGTCGTCTGGTTCTGCCAGTACTTGATCAACAGCTCGGGTGTGTTCTTCGTGCCGCGCGGAGGCGGGTACGGGAGCGGGCCATCCTCCTCCAGATAGATGTAGGCGGGAACGCGGGCGCGCCATCGCGCGACCGCGGCGGCGAACGCCTCGTGGTCGTCGAGGAAGACGGCGATGCCGATCGCCGCGTCGGTCATGATCAGCTCCCAGTTGCCGTTCTTGTCCGGCGCGCCCTCGAGGACGACGGGCAGGTAGACGGTGCGGAGCATGGTGGCGAACCGGTCCTGGCCTTCCGGCGCCCAGCCGTCGTAGGTGTGTTTGATCAGCTCCGCAGCGCGTGACCAGGAGGCGCCTGACCAGCCCGTTTGCAGTGGCGCGTTGCTGTTGGTGTGGTCCTTGATCGTCCCGGACCAGGCGTCCATGATCGCGATCGCCTTGTCGGCGTAGCGGCGATCCTTCGTGAGGTACCAGTTCAGCGCGTGCGTGTACGCCGCGAGGGCGTCGTTGCGTTCGTCGGTGCAGCCGAAGTTCGGGTTGGAGCTCGAGCCGCACTCGACGATCTCGCGTGGCTTGGGCTGCCAGTCGAGGCTGGCGTACGTACTCGCCGTCAGCTGCTCGTACGCGGACTTCCACGGCTCGGCGCCCTGGGCGAGCTTGGTCCTGACGAGATCGAGCTGCGGCCGGCTGACGAGGACGCCGGGATGGGTGAACGTGACTTCCGCTGT is part of the Tenggerimyces flavus genome and encodes:
- a CDS encoding LuxR C-terminal-related transcriptional regulator gives rise to the protein MSELSHGVVRALRPAVVHEPNHSPVNHVATTSDLRRRVSDDEIRLLALLADGLPVEAIARRLALSDRTVRRRSRALCDRLGARAPIQVVAWAARNGLI
- a CDS encoding alginate lyase family protein, producing MHRRWILALTTTIALSASALVGTATAEVTFTHPGVLVSRPQLDLVRTKLAQGAEPWKSAYEQLTASTYASLDWQPKPREIVECGSSSNPNFGCTDERNDALAAYTHALNWYLTKDRRYADKAIAIMDAWSGTIKDHTNSNAPLQTGWSGASWSRAAELIKHTYDGWAPEGQDRFATMLRTVYLPVVLEGAPDKNGNWELIMTDAAIGIAVFLDDHEAFAAAVARWRARVPAYIYLEEDGPLPYPPPRGTKNTPELLIKYWQNQTTFVDGLAQETCRDFGHTGWGFEAAVHVAETARLQGWDLYAEAEERITKALEFHAKYELGVPAPQWLCGGTVKPGLGPTLEIAYNHYHNRKHRPLPKTGRLLEKKLRPTGANYFLAWETLTHANNP
- a CDS encoding Gfo/Idh/MocA family protein produces the protein MGDSLRIGFVGTGTISATYFDHLAKLNGVEVVAAADLDAARVKKVAEERGIRALTPDELYADPDVDAVLNLTIPAAHASVSLAALGAGKHVYGEKPLAVTRQEARPILEAADATGLRVGCAPDTVLGTGTQTARVLLDRGDIGQPTAATAFFTSPGPEPWHPDPEFYYKPGGGPLLDMGPYYLSALVTLLGPVKTVTGRSTRAKLERTVGSGPKQGTSFTVDVETHITGVLEHESGVLTTVITSFDVWGARLPRIEIYGSDGTLSVPDPNTFAGDVEVYSPSSHEWSVAETAGGYAESGRGFGLADMARAIRTDGKHRASGALAFHVLDVMESLLDSAMQEKAVNVESTVERPDAVPLGATPDQG
- a CDS encoding cytochrome P450, which produces MPADVAFAITQLSSHDGPTYVPSHDAWFFSRYADVVAGLRAFRTQHLSSDLAAQAFVRFDTAALRNRVRHACEHALERVRNEHRLDVVRDYAAAVTSTVVPELFGISLPDRERFLQWCKAIHRTRQQIDGTRSIERVGAEAARELADYLLRLIADRRTEPRDDLLGALVAAAGDSGTDDIVDCVVSLAIAGTETTTDLLGLGVLALLESPEQFHLLRGSPDLAPAAVEELLRYCGPVRLTPRRAPSTMVVAGAQVAEGQLVMLGLAAANRDPAVFSAPDELDLMRTDNRHLTFGLGGLDRLGAPLVRLQAEIALQTLLRRLPYLELADNDHRYQDVPTLRGLRALPVVF
- a CDS encoding methylenetetrahydrofolate reductase, yielding MSTNAFELVCEIEPPTRPDLARIRRQIEVMTPFADTFLAPDNHIGRATISSVAVAHEIQAAGAKGIACLNARDRNLLGFRRDLLTAAAYDVERFLFVYGDKPTVGDRGGDLTVRSMLSHVREWDGPAFTVGVAASTRSPLPAWKRSADFVFAQVDFSVSSAVAWRERQALSCPVYAGVMVLASERMARSLAATIPDISIPPELISRVSVDPMAGVEAACAQIEALRSSGAFDGVHLITASRYRDVAARLVR
- a CDS encoding nitroreductase family deazaflavin-dependent oxidoreductase: MRLARFNRHVTNRLTGLIAPWMPWFGVLWHTGRRSGRALRTPLNVFPAPGGFVIALTYGPDTDWVKNVIAAGGCSLTYRRKLYQLTAPELYRDPSRRAMPGIVRLALGRIGVTDFLRLRNV
- a CDS encoding ThuA domain-containing protein → MDTQARRALVVRGGWDGHVPVECTDRFIPFIEENGFSVEVSDTLDSYLDAESLSGTDLILQIWTMGEITKEQREGLDKAIRAGTGFAGWHGGVADAFRADLEYNFIVGGQFISHPHGFVDYDVNVLPDKADHPIVKGIEKFHVHTEQYYIHADPSNDVLATTTFPAHENYPWIEGVVMPAVWTRTWGDGRVFVTTVGHKLDDLDTPEVRTIIERGLLWATR